The window CGTCGCCGCTCTTGACGACCTTTCCGTCCAGCATGATGTGGACGTGGTCGGGTTCGACGTATTCGAGGATACGCTGGTAGTGCGTAATCTGGAGGATACCCGTGCCCTGCTCGTCGCGGAGCGCGTTGATACCCTTCGAGACGTCCTGCAGGCGGTCGATGTCGAGACCGGAGTCGATCTCGTCGAGCACTGCGATGGACGGTTCGAGGATTGCTGCCTGCAGAACCTCGTTCTGTTTCTTCTCACCGCCGGAGAACCCGGCGTTGAGGTAGCGCTGCATGAACTTCTCGTCCATGTCGAGGAGGTCCATCTTCTCCTTGAGGAGCTTCTGGAACTCGGCGACGCCGATTTCGCCGTCGTCGACGTTCCCCTCCATCGGGGAGGTGTCGTAGCCGACGTCCTCTTCTTCTTCTTCCTCGTCATCGCCGAAGAGGAGTTCTTCGCGCTCGTCGAGTTTCGCGTTGAGCGCGGTGCGGAGGAAGTTCGTCATGGTGACGCCTTCGATTTCCGCGGGGTACTGGAAGCCGAGGAAGATACCGAGCGCGGCGCGCTCGTTCGGTTCCAGTTCCAGAAGGTTCCACGTGCGGGCGTCGTCCGGAATGTCGACGTCACCGAAGTCGCCCTCTTCCAGGTGGAGGAGGATTTCGCCGTCGGTTACCTCGTAGGCGGGGTGGCCGGCGATGATTTTAGAAGTCGTAGACTTGCCGGACCCGTTGGGACCCATCAGTGCGTGGATCTCGCCGGATTTGACTTCCAGGTCGACACCTCGCAGAATCTGCTCACCGTCTTCCTCCGCGACACGTGCGTGGAGGTTCTTGATCTCGAGAGTTGCCATCGTTGGTTCGTTGCCTCGTACTCGAACCCTGGGGAGTATCGCCCATAATGCTTGCGCATTCACCCCCGGTGCCTTTTGTAGAAAGAAAAATTGTTTTCAAATCCGCAAAGAAGACGTGATGGTTCGTGACATACGTCCGGGTTTCGGGTAGCCGAACATCGGTTCGTCTTCGGTAGGCGCGTAACCACGTATGGTTACGTTGGCGGTCTCGTCGCGGTTCTCAGACGAAACTGCCGAGACCAGTCTGTTCTTGGCCGCTTTTGACCTCGTCCCAGGACATCCCCAGTGCCTCGATGATGCGCGAAATCGGCCCTTCGAGCGTCTTGTCGAGCATCGTGTCCCAGTCGACTTCGAACTCTTCGGGAACCTGGTCGGCGTACTCGAAACAGATGACGTCTGGGTCGCGTTTGAACGCGCGGTACAGGTCGTCCATCTGCGGGTCGAACCCATCTGCTTCCATGTCGCGGAACCACGACGGGTGGACCTTCGCGAGGTAGACACGCTTCGGTTTCGACCCCCGGCCGAAGTTCGTCCCGAGGAAGGTGTTCGCGTACTGCGCACCTCGAACGTGCGCCGTTGGTGTCTCGTAGGCCGACAGACGCTTGCCGATACCACCGGGGATACCGATTTCTTCGAGTGGCAGGTCGCCGGACTGGAAGTCGGTGATGATGTCGTGGAGGTAGTCTTTGATGACGTCCGTGTCCTCACCGTGGACAATCATGTCGATGACGTTCTTCTGGACTTCCTTGGTCACCTGCGCGATGTCCGAGCGCTTGTACTCGAACCCCGTGATGTCGATGTCGTCGACGTCTTTCCCTTCTTTCCAGACGATGTGACCGGCGTAGCGCTTCTTCTTCCCCGCCTGGAAGAACCGCCGGTAGAGTTTCTCGAACTCGATTTGGAAGCGGTGCTCGTCGGCACCGAGTGCCTCTCTCGCGAAGTCGTCGTAGGCGGCGTTGATGTGTTCTTCAATCTCGAACGACTGCTCGATGGCCTCGTCTTTCGACACGTCGGGGCCGAGTTCAAGCATGACAGAGTCGGTGTCACCGTAGGCGACGTCGTAGCCGATTTCGTTCGCCGCTTGCTCCGTGAACTCGATGACTTCGCGGCCCGTGGCCGTCACCGCCGCGCCCATCTCCTTGTCGTACAGACGGAAGCGGTCCCATCCCAGCACG is drawn from Haloferax litoreum and contains these coding sequences:
- a CDS encoding ABC transporter ATP-binding protein, with protein sequence MATLEIKNLHARVAEEDGEQILRGVDLEVKSGEIHALMGPNGSGKSTTSKIIAGHPAYEVTDGEILLHLEEGDFGDVDIPDDARTWNLLELEPNERAALGIFLGFQYPAEIEGVTMTNFLRTALNAKLDEREELLFGDDEEEEEEDVGYDTSPMEGNVDDGEIGVAEFQKLLKEKMDLLDMDEKFMQRYLNAGFSGGEKKQNEVLQAAILEPSIAVLDEIDSGLDIDRLQDVSKGINALRDEQGTGILQITHYQRILEYVEPDHVHIMLDGKVVKSGDASLASELEDKGYDWVREEVYEAA